The following coding sequences lie in one Zingiber officinale cultivar Zhangliang chromosome 2B, Zo_v1.1, whole genome shotgun sequence genomic window:
- the LOC122046506 gene encoding heavy metal-associated isoprenylated plant protein 32-like, with protein MSEEASKFLKMQACVLKVNFCCDGCQKKVRRVLHKIEGVCTVTINEEGGKVTVTGAVDPAILIKKLSEVGKHAEVIPTKGGSQANLTDMLQKLKLDCVKGQQKENGKSQKGGGGGGKSQKSGAGHKEQKQTREQGKGLKDLKFPNLKDLKLTFKEDNKKFKFNPPSKDNKMDDGNDEDDFDDENLDDMYDEFGGDGMLGDRKRMMKPNMKIFNQLNVKGNGVANRKKRGGAGKGANLVQVINKVMGGKIGGCGCGGGVGKQNQTNGSGRRGHGTHESKKNGGGSSKKNKGGNHGNHDDPSSRGGSKRAGGSNDGVGLGLGRAQPNMMMGEIGGFPLGGMPLGYFQPGSMPPDMMMMASGNHPYYHQQYMQALLQQQQQQRMMMMMMTAVDRPTFPPAQLSHGYGYSRPVYTPQPPQQLHPHVEPYLMFSDENPNSCSVM; from the exons ATGAGTGAAGAAGCCAGCAAGTTCTTAAAGATGCAG GCTTGTGTTCTGAAGGTGAACTTTTGCTGTGATGGGTGCCAGAAAAAAGTAAGAAGAGTGCTTCACAAGATCGAGG GGGTGTGCACGGTGACAATAAATGAAGAGGGAGGGAAGGTTACAGTGACAGGGGCTGTGGATCCAGCCATCCTCATCAAAAAGCTTAGCGAGGTTGGCAAACATGCCGAGGTTATTCCCACAAAGGGTGGAAGCCAGGCGAACCTCACCGACATGCTACAAAAGCTCAAGCTTGATTGTGTCAAAGGACAACAGAAGGAGAATGGAAAGTCACAaaagggtggtggtggtggtggaaagTCGCAAAAGAGTGGCGCTGGTCACAAGGAGCAGAAGCAGACTCGGGAGCAGGGAAAAGGGCTCAAAGATCTGAAATTTCCCAATCTGAAGGACCTCAAGTTGACTTTCAAGGAGGACAACAAGAAGTTCAAGTTCAATCCGCCTTCCAAGGACAACAAGATGGATGATGGAAACGACGAAGACGACTTTGACGACGAGAACTTGGACGATATGTACGATGAGTTTGGTGGTGATGGGATGCTTGGTGACCGCAAGAGGATGATGAAACCCAACATGAAGATCTTTAACCAGCTGAATGTGAAAGGGAATGGTGTAGCAAATCGTAAGAAACGTGGTGGTGCTGGTAAGGGAGCAAATCTAGTCCAAGTGATCAACAAGGTTATGGGAGGCAAAATTGGCGGCTGCGGCTGTGGCGGCGGCGTCGGAAAACAAAACCAAACCAATGGTAGTGGTAGAAGAGGCCATGGAACTCATGAGAGTAAGAAGAATGGAGGAGGAAGCAGCAAGAAGAACAAGGGTGGGAATCATGGAAACCATGACGACCCGTCATCCCGGGGAGGTAGCAAGCGTGCTGGCGGAAGCAATGACGGTGTGGGACTAGGGTTAGGAAGGGCCCAGCCCAACATGATGATGGGCGAAATAGGAGGTTTTCCGTTGGGCGGCATGCCGCTGGGCTATTTCCAGCCGGGGTCTATGCCACCGGATATGATGATGATGGCAAGTGGAAACCACCCCTACTACCACCAGCAGTATATGCAAGCTCTACTgcaacagcaacagcagcagaggatgatgatgatgatgatgactgCAGTAGATCGGCCGACTTTCCCGCCGGCGCAGCTGAGCCACGGATATGGATACAGTCGGCCAGTGTACACGCCGCAACCACCGCAGCAGCTGCATCCCCACGTGGAACCATACTTGATGTTCAGCGATGAGAATCCTAATAGTTGCTCGGTAATGTGA